In Strix aluco isolate bStrAlu1 chromosome 22, bStrAlu1.hap1, whole genome shotgun sequence, a genomic segment contains:
- the PRDM2 gene encoding PR domain zinc finger protein 2 isoform X3 has protein sequence MWEVYYPNLGWMCVDATDPEKGNWLRYINWARSGKEQNLFPLEINRTIYYKSLKPIAPGEELLVWYNGEDDPEIAAAIEEERASARSRRHSPKAKKGKKKTQEGKNKGKKAVDTKQKKADLDSTSADMRDSKEGHKEEDETPSVSAVLSLEQTAVIQEMVNQDVLPKLMIPSPASEPQMVTEDKQGEAINCASDDLDDDEEEDDEEEEDEEEIEDINMPKENAEMPLICEEKLDSMEEQKSTSEESPESSPKKKLVVKIPKVRGESNGDVQETFMFPCQHCERKFTTKQGLERHMHIHISTVNHAFKCRYCGKAFGTQINRRRHERRHEAGPKRKPFLTLTSSQHLDNVADNQVIVDDGLKDDLNVSSLVQDSVVLDSEKVPQEMSNSAFAEENKEPKELHPCKYCKKVFGTHTNMRRHQRRVHERHLIPKGVRRKGFFTEEPPLQTEQAPPVQSVYIASTEIEEEGEVDDVYIMDISSNISENLNYYIDGKIQSNSSTSNCDVIQMESNSADLYGLNCIISPVTVEISPNLKVTQTHVNEPPKEPSSSGSNESKKRRTASPPLVPKIKTEVDPEPITPTSSLNLPLSISTESLPFHKEKGVYLSSKLKQLLQTQDSKKITPSSEIPKLGPSVTSSPILPPVSSRFKRRTSSPPSSPQHSPVLRDFVKSGEGKTVWNDNIRSSKMPKLESHSNSPAWSLAGREEKETLSPLCFEDYKISKDWTAAPTFGNVCNQQPLDLSSGVKQRSDVKNKNQVPWESVLDLSVHKKPCSDAEMRECKENSIQPTCSGVKKKKPTTCMLQKVLLNEYNGTDAATDSTLGVNRSASPSKSLEPQAEPDMDPSLSASSSVDTQPLSSSVSPVPQASAVPSMCQLPPLLTPTNPPSPPPCPPVLTVATSPPPLLPTMPLSIPDVSASATNTSSCPSPLSNTTTQSPLPVLSPTVSPSPSPVPSVEPLISAASPGPPTLSSSSSSSSSSSFSSSSSSSSPSPPPLSVVSSVVSSADNLENTLPIIKQEEAENEQQKAREDPHTSSESGVVQETFNKSFVCNVCESPFLSIKDLTKHLSIHAEEWPFKCEFCVQLFRDKTDLSEHRFLLHGVGNIFVCSVCKKEFAFLCNLQQHQRDLHPDKECTHHEFESGTLRPQNFTDPSKANVEHMQSLPEDSLELSKEEDDEDLNDSSEELYTTIKIMASGVKSKDPDVRMGLNQHYPSFKPPPFQYHHRNPMGIGVTATNFTTHNIPQTFTTAIRCTKCGKSVDNMPELHKHILACASASDKKRYTPKKNPVPLKQTVQPKNGMVVIAGPGKNAFRRMGQPKRLNFNVEISKMSSNKLKISALKKKNQLVQKAILQKKKSAQQKAELKNNPSESDSHICPYCNREFTYIGSLNKHASYSCPKKPISPSSKKNSSKKSASYSSSPASSEKGNNQRRRTADAEIKMQSMQPHLGKTRARTSGPAQIQLPSASFKSKQNVKFVPPIRSKKPNSSSSLRNSSPVRVSKMSHVDGKKTKVVAKNSSSGISSKASRKLHVRIQRNNKAVLPSKSAVTSKKKADRFTVKCRERIGGPITRSLQQAANAEAAENKRDESSTKQELKDFSYRLRMASRCPSASSHNASTRQCKKPSCAASHFFKE, from the exons gaaagaaaaagactcAGGAAGGTAAAAACAAGGGAAAGAAGGCAGTggatacaaaacagaaaaaggctgATTTGGATTCTACTTCTGCAGATATGAGGGATTCTAAAGAGG GCCATAAAGAGGAAGATGAAACgccttctgtttctgctgtgctgtccctggaACAAACAGCTGTGATTCAGGAAATGGTAAATCAAGATGTACTTCCAAAGCTGATgatccccagccctgccagtgaACCACAAATGGTGACTGAAGACAAACAAGGAGAAGCAATAAACTGTGCATCAGATGATTTagatgatgatgaagaggaggatgatgaagaagaggaagatgaagaggagaTAGAAGATATCAATATGcctaaagaaaatgctgaaatgccTTTGATATGTGAAGAAAAGTTAGACTCTATGGAAGAGCAAAAGAGTACATCAGAAGAATCTCCAGAAAGCTCTCCAAAGAAAAAACTTGTTGTGAAAATTCCAAAAGTGAGAGGTGAATCAAATGGTGATGTTCAGGAAACATTCATGTTTCCCTGTCAGCATTGTGAGAGGAAGTTTACAACAAAGCAAGGACTTGAACGCCACATGCACATCCATATATCTACTGTTAACCACGCTTTCAAGTGTCGATATTGTGGGAAAGCCTTTGGTACTCAAATTAACAGGCGAAGACATGAGCGACGCCACGAGGCAGGGCCAAAAAGGAAACCGTTCTTAACACTAACGTCCTCACAACACTTGGATAATGTTGCTGATAACCAAGTAATTGTGGATGATGGTCTTAAAGATGACCTGAATGTTTCCAGTCTTGTGCAAGACTCTGTTGTCTTGGATTCTGAGAAAGTTCCCCAAGAAATGTCAAACTCTGCTTTTGCTGAGGAAAATAAGGAGCCCAAAGAATTGCATCCATGTAAATACTGCAAAAAGGTTTTTGGAACTCACACCAACATGCGGAGGCATCAGCGCAGGGTTCATGAGCGTCATCTTATTCCCAAAGGTGTCAGAAGAAAAGGATTCTTCACTGAAGAGCCACCGCTTCAGACAGAGCAGGCCCCACCAGTCCAGAGTGTATATATAGCAAGTACAGAAATAGAAGAGGAAGGTGAAGTAGATGATGTCTATATTATGGATATTTCCAGCAATATCtctgaaaatttaaattattacattGATGGTAAAATTCAGTCCAACAGCAGCACTAGCAATTGTGATGTGATTCAGATGGAGTCCAACTCTGCAGACTTGTATGGGCTAAATTGTATAATCAGTCCAGTCACGGTGGAAATTTCCCCAAATTTAAAGGTCACACAGACACATGTGAATGAACCTCCTAAGGAGCCCTCTAGCAGTGGGAGCAATGAATCCAAAAAGAGGAGAACTGCCAGCCCTCCTCTTGtaccaaaaataaaaactgaagtagACCCAGAACCTATAACTCCTACTAGTTCTTTAAATCTCCCTCTTAGCATTTCAACAGAAAGCTTaccttttcataaagaaaaaggTGTTTATTTATCATCAAAATTAAAACAGCTTCTTCAGACCCAGGACAGTAAGAAGATAACTCCGTCAAGTGAAATCCCTAAACTAGGACCTTCTGTTACATCCTCGCCTATTTTGCCTCCAGTATCCAGTAGATTTAAAAGACGGACCAGCTCACCTCCCAGTTCTCCACAGCACAGTCCAGTACTTCGAGACTTTGTCAAATCAGGTGAGGGAAAAACTGTGTGGAATGATAATATTCGGAGCTCAAAAATGCCAAAGTTAGAAAGCCACAGCAACTCACCTGCTTGGAGCTTGGctggaagggaggaaaaagagacttTGAGCCCTCTTTGCTTTGAAGACTATAAAATATCAAAAGACTGGACAGCAGCTCCGACTTTTGGCAATGTGTGCAACCAGCAGCCACTGGATTTATCCAGTGGTGTGAAACAAAGGTCTGATGTCAAAAATAAGAATCAGGTTCCCTGGGAGTCTGTTTTAGATTTAAGTGTGCATAAGAAGCCTTGCAGCGATGCTGAAATGAGGGAATGTAAAGAAAATTCTATACAGCCAACCTGTAGTggtgttaaaaagaagaaaccaacCACTTGCATGTTACAGAAGGTTCTGCTGAATGAGTATAACGGGACGGATGCGGCCACAGACAGCACGCTCGGTGTAAACAGGAGCGCGAGCCCAAGCAAATCCCTGGAGCCCCAGGCAGAACCTGACATGGATCCCAGTCTGTCTGCATCGTCCTCTGTTGACACTCAGCCCCTTAGTTCCTCCGTTTCCCCTGTGCCACAGGCATCTGCTGTACCTTCCATGTGCCAGCTGCCTCCTTTGTTGACACCAACCAATCCTCCTTCCCCACCGCCCTGCCCGCCTGTGTTAACAGTTGCTACgtcacctcctccccttcttccaACGATGCCGTTATCGATTCCAGATGTCTCTGCCAGTGCCACTAACACTTCTTCTTGTCCATCGCCCCTTTCTAACACTACTACCCAGTCCCCGCTACCAGTTCTTTCACCCACAGTTTCTCCTTCTCCATCTCCTGTTCCTTCTGTTGAGCCTCTTATTTCTGCTGCTTCACCTGGTCCTCCTAcgctctcttcctcatcatcttcctcctcttcctcctctttctcctcttcttcatcttcatcatctCCATCTCCACCGCCTCTTTCAGTAGTTTCTTCTGTTGTTTCCTCTGCTGATAATCTTGAAAATACTCTCCCAATAATAAAACAGGAGGAAGCTGAAAATGAACAACAGAAGGCAAGAGAAGATCCTCATACTTCAAGTGAATCAGGAGTAGTGCAGGAAACGTTCAATAAAAGCTTTGTGTGCAATGTCTGTGAATcaccttttctttccattaaagaCCTAACGAAGCATTTATCCATTCATGCTGAAGAATGGCCCTTCAAATGTGAATTCTGTGTACAGCTTTTTAGGGATAAAACAGACTTGTCAGAACATCGCTTTCTGCTTCATGGAGTAGGAAATATCTTTGTTTGCTCGGTCTGTAAAAAGGAATTTGCTTTTTTGTGCAATTTGCAACAGCATCAGCGGGATCTTCATCCAGACAAAGAGTGCACACATCATGAGTTTGAAAGTGGGACTTTGAGACCCCAGAATTTTACTGACCCCAGTAAGGCGAACGTGGAGCACATGCAGAGCCTGCCAGAAGATTCTTTGGAACTTTCTAAAGAGGAGGATGATGAAGATCTAAATGATTCCTCTGAAGAGCTTTATACTACTATAAAAATAATGGCTTCTGGAGTAAAATCTAAAGATCCAGATGTTCGTATGGGCCTCAATCAACACTACCCAAGCTTTAAACCACCACCATTTCAGTATCACCATCGTAATCCTATGGGTATTGGAGTTACTGCAACAAACTTCACTACCCACAATATTCCACAGACTTTTACTACTGCCATTCGATGCACAAAATGTGGGAAAAGTGTTGATAACATGCCTGAGTTACACAAACACATATTGGCCTGTGCATCTGCCAGTGATAAAAAGAGATACACAcctaaaaaaaatccagtaccACTGAAACAGACAGTGCAGCCTAAGAATGGTATGGTGGTTATAGCTGGCCCTGGAAAGAATGCCTTCAGACGAATGGGTCAGCCTAAAAGACTTAATTTCAATGTTGAGATTAGCAAAATGTCCtcaaataaactaaaaataagtgcattgaaaaagaaaaaccagctTGTCCAGAAAGCTatcttgcaaaaaaagaaatctgcccAGCAGAAGGCAGAATTGAAAAATAATCCATCCGAGTCCGACTCTCACATCTGCCCCTACTGTAATAGAGAGTTCACTTATATTGGAAGTTTGAACAAACACGCATCGTATAGCTGTCCCAAAAAACCCATCTCTCCCTCCTCTAAAAAGAATTCTTCAAAAAAAAGCGCGAGTTATTCTTCTTCACCTGCAAGCAGTGAAAAAGGCAACAACCAGCGTAGGCGAACAGCAGATGCAGAAATCAAAATGCAAAGCATGCAGCCTCACTTGGGCAAGACGAGAGCACGGACCTCAGGACCTGCACAAATCCAGCTTCCCTCTGCGTCCTTCAAATCAAAACAGAACGTTAAATTTGTACCTCCTATTCGATCTAAAAAGCCAAATTCATCTTCGTCTCTGAGGAACTCTAGTCCTGTAAGAGTGTCCAAAATGTCCCATGTTGATGGGAAAAAAACTAAGGTGGTGGCTAAGAACAGTTCCTCTGGAATCTCAAGCAAAGCGTCCCGGAAATTGCACGTCAGAATACAAAGGAATAATAAAGCTGTTTTGCCAAGTAAATCTGCTGTGACAAGTAAGAAAAAGGCAGACAGATTCACTGTAAAATGTAGAGAGAGGATTGGAGGACCTATTACACGAAGCCTACAGCAGGCGGCAAatgcagaggcagcagaaaacaaaagagatgaAAGCAGTACAAAGCAAGAACTAAAAGATTTCAG
- the PRDM2 gene encoding PR domain zinc finger protein 2 isoform X4, with amino-acid sequence MRDSKEGHKEEDETPSVSAVLSLEQTAVIQEMVNQDVLPKLMIPSPASEPQMVTEDKQGEAINCASDDLDDDEEEDDEEEEDEEEIEDINMPKENAEMPLICEEKLDSMEEQKSTSEESPESSPKKKLVVKIPKVRGESNGDVQETFMFPCQHCERKFTTKQGLERHMHIHISTVNHAFKCRYCGKAFGTQINRRRHERRHEAGPKRKPFLTLTSSQHLDNVADNQVIVDDGLKDDLNVSSLVQDSVVLDSEKVPQEMSNSAFAEENKEPKELHPCKYCKKVFGTHTNMRRHQRRVHERHLIPKGVRRKGFFTEEPPLQTEQAPPVQSVYIASTEIEEEGEVDDVYIMDISSNISENLNYYIDGKIQSNSSTSNCDVIQMESNSADLYGLNCIISPVTVEISPNLKVTQTHVNEPPKEPSSSGSNESKKRRTASPPLVPKIKTEVDPEPITPTSSLNLPLSISTESLPFHKEKGVYLSSKLKQLLQTQDSKKITPSSEIPKLGPSVTSSPILPPVSSRFKRRTSSPPSSPQHSPVLRDFVKSGEGKTVWNDNIRSSKMPKLESHSNSPAWSLAGREEKETLSPLCFEDYKISKDWTAAPTFGNVCNQQPLDLSSGVKQRSDVKNKNQVPWESVLDLSVHKKPCSDAEMRECKENSIQPTCSGVKKKKPTTCMLQKVLLNEYNGTDAATDSTLGVNRSASPSKSLEPQAEPDMDPSLSASSSVDTQPLSSSVSPVPQASAVPSMCQLPPLLTPTNPPSPPPCPPVLTVATSPPPLLPTMPLSIPDVSASATNTSSCPSPLSNTTTQSPLPVLSPTVSPSPSPVPSVEPLISAASPGPPTLSSSSSSSSSSSFSSSSSSSSPSPPPLSVVSSVVSSADNLENTLPIIKQEEAENEQQKAREDPHTSSESGVVQETFNKSFVCNVCESPFLSIKDLTKHLSIHAEEWPFKCEFCVQLFRDKTDLSEHRFLLHGVGNIFVCSVCKKEFAFLCNLQQHQRDLHPDKECTHHEFESGTLRPQNFTDPSKANVEHMQSLPEDSLELSKEEDDEDLNDSSEELYTTIKIMASGVKSKDPDVRMGLNQHYPSFKPPPFQYHHRNPMGIGVTATNFTTHNIPQTFTTAIRCTKCGKSVDNMPELHKHILACASASDKKRYTPKKNPVPLKQTVQPKNGMVVIAGPGKNAFRRMGQPKRLNFNVEISKMSSNKLKISALKKKNQLVQKAILQKKKSAQQKAELKNNPSESDSHICPYCNREFTYIGSLNKHASYSCPKKPISPSSKKNSSKKSASYSSSPASSEKGNNQRRRTADAEIKMQSMQPHLGKTRARTSGPAQIQLPSASFKSKQNVKFVPPIRSKKPNSSSSLRNSSPVRVSKMSHVDGKKTKVVAKNSSSGISSKASRKLHVRIQRNNKAVLPSKSAVTSKKKADRFTVKCRERIGGPITRSLQQAANAEAAENKRDESSTKQELKDFSYRLRMASRCPSASSHNASTRQCKKPSCAASHFFKE; translated from the exons ATGAGGGATTCTAAAGAGG GCCATAAAGAGGAAGATGAAACgccttctgtttctgctgtgctgtccctggaACAAACAGCTGTGATTCAGGAAATGGTAAATCAAGATGTACTTCCAAAGCTGATgatccccagccctgccagtgaACCACAAATGGTGACTGAAGACAAACAAGGAGAAGCAATAAACTGTGCATCAGATGATTTagatgatgatgaagaggaggatgatgaagaagaggaagatgaagaggagaTAGAAGATATCAATATGcctaaagaaaatgctgaaatgccTTTGATATGTGAAGAAAAGTTAGACTCTATGGAAGAGCAAAAGAGTACATCAGAAGAATCTCCAGAAAGCTCTCCAAAGAAAAAACTTGTTGTGAAAATTCCAAAAGTGAGAGGTGAATCAAATGGTGATGTTCAGGAAACATTCATGTTTCCCTGTCAGCATTGTGAGAGGAAGTTTACAACAAAGCAAGGACTTGAACGCCACATGCACATCCATATATCTACTGTTAACCACGCTTTCAAGTGTCGATATTGTGGGAAAGCCTTTGGTACTCAAATTAACAGGCGAAGACATGAGCGACGCCACGAGGCAGGGCCAAAAAGGAAACCGTTCTTAACACTAACGTCCTCACAACACTTGGATAATGTTGCTGATAACCAAGTAATTGTGGATGATGGTCTTAAAGATGACCTGAATGTTTCCAGTCTTGTGCAAGACTCTGTTGTCTTGGATTCTGAGAAAGTTCCCCAAGAAATGTCAAACTCTGCTTTTGCTGAGGAAAATAAGGAGCCCAAAGAATTGCATCCATGTAAATACTGCAAAAAGGTTTTTGGAACTCACACCAACATGCGGAGGCATCAGCGCAGGGTTCATGAGCGTCATCTTATTCCCAAAGGTGTCAGAAGAAAAGGATTCTTCACTGAAGAGCCACCGCTTCAGACAGAGCAGGCCCCACCAGTCCAGAGTGTATATATAGCAAGTACAGAAATAGAAGAGGAAGGTGAAGTAGATGATGTCTATATTATGGATATTTCCAGCAATATCtctgaaaatttaaattattacattGATGGTAAAATTCAGTCCAACAGCAGCACTAGCAATTGTGATGTGATTCAGATGGAGTCCAACTCTGCAGACTTGTATGGGCTAAATTGTATAATCAGTCCAGTCACGGTGGAAATTTCCCCAAATTTAAAGGTCACACAGACACATGTGAATGAACCTCCTAAGGAGCCCTCTAGCAGTGGGAGCAATGAATCCAAAAAGAGGAGAACTGCCAGCCCTCCTCTTGtaccaaaaataaaaactgaagtagACCCAGAACCTATAACTCCTACTAGTTCTTTAAATCTCCCTCTTAGCATTTCAACAGAAAGCTTaccttttcataaagaaaaaggTGTTTATTTATCATCAAAATTAAAACAGCTTCTTCAGACCCAGGACAGTAAGAAGATAACTCCGTCAAGTGAAATCCCTAAACTAGGACCTTCTGTTACATCCTCGCCTATTTTGCCTCCAGTATCCAGTAGATTTAAAAGACGGACCAGCTCACCTCCCAGTTCTCCACAGCACAGTCCAGTACTTCGAGACTTTGTCAAATCAGGTGAGGGAAAAACTGTGTGGAATGATAATATTCGGAGCTCAAAAATGCCAAAGTTAGAAAGCCACAGCAACTCACCTGCTTGGAGCTTGGctggaagggaggaaaaagagacttTGAGCCCTCTTTGCTTTGAAGACTATAAAATATCAAAAGACTGGACAGCAGCTCCGACTTTTGGCAATGTGTGCAACCAGCAGCCACTGGATTTATCCAGTGGTGTGAAACAAAGGTCTGATGTCAAAAATAAGAATCAGGTTCCCTGGGAGTCTGTTTTAGATTTAAGTGTGCATAAGAAGCCTTGCAGCGATGCTGAAATGAGGGAATGTAAAGAAAATTCTATACAGCCAACCTGTAGTggtgttaaaaagaagaaaccaacCACTTGCATGTTACAGAAGGTTCTGCTGAATGAGTATAACGGGACGGATGCGGCCACAGACAGCACGCTCGGTGTAAACAGGAGCGCGAGCCCAAGCAAATCCCTGGAGCCCCAGGCAGAACCTGACATGGATCCCAGTCTGTCTGCATCGTCCTCTGTTGACACTCAGCCCCTTAGTTCCTCCGTTTCCCCTGTGCCACAGGCATCTGCTGTACCTTCCATGTGCCAGCTGCCTCCTTTGTTGACACCAACCAATCCTCCTTCCCCACCGCCCTGCCCGCCTGTGTTAACAGTTGCTACgtcacctcctccccttcttccaACGATGCCGTTATCGATTCCAGATGTCTCTGCCAGTGCCACTAACACTTCTTCTTGTCCATCGCCCCTTTCTAACACTACTACCCAGTCCCCGCTACCAGTTCTTTCACCCACAGTTTCTCCTTCTCCATCTCCTGTTCCTTCTGTTGAGCCTCTTATTTCTGCTGCTTCACCTGGTCCTCCTAcgctctcttcctcatcatcttcctcctcttcctcctctttctcctcttcttcatcttcatcatctCCATCTCCACCGCCTCTTTCAGTAGTTTCTTCTGTTGTTTCCTCTGCTGATAATCTTGAAAATACTCTCCCAATAATAAAACAGGAGGAAGCTGAAAATGAACAACAGAAGGCAAGAGAAGATCCTCATACTTCAAGTGAATCAGGAGTAGTGCAGGAAACGTTCAATAAAAGCTTTGTGTGCAATGTCTGTGAATcaccttttctttccattaaagaCCTAACGAAGCATTTATCCATTCATGCTGAAGAATGGCCCTTCAAATGTGAATTCTGTGTACAGCTTTTTAGGGATAAAACAGACTTGTCAGAACATCGCTTTCTGCTTCATGGAGTAGGAAATATCTTTGTTTGCTCGGTCTGTAAAAAGGAATTTGCTTTTTTGTGCAATTTGCAACAGCATCAGCGGGATCTTCATCCAGACAAAGAGTGCACACATCATGAGTTTGAAAGTGGGACTTTGAGACCCCAGAATTTTACTGACCCCAGTAAGGCGAACGTGGAGCACATGCAGAGCCTGCCAGAAGATTCTTTGGAACTTTCTAAAGAGGAGGATGATGAAGATCTAAATGATTCCTCTGAAGAGCTTTATACTACTATAAAAATAATGGCTTCTGGAGTAAAATCTAAAGATCCAGATGTTCGTATGGGCCTCAATCAACACTACCCAAGCTTTAAACCACCACCATTTCAGTATCACCATCGTAATCCTATGGGTATTGGAGTTACTGCAACAAACTTCACTACCCACAATATTCCACAGACTTTTACTACTGCCATTCGATGCACAAAATGTGGGAAAAGTGTTGATAACATGCCTGAGTTACACAAACACATATTGGCCTGTGCATCTGCCAGTGATAAAAAGAGATACACAcctaaaaaaaatccagtaccACTGAAACAGACAGTGCAGCCTAAGAATGGTATGGTGGTTATAGCTGGCCCTGGAAAGAATGCCTTCAGACGAATGGGTCAGCCTAAAAGACTTAATTTCAATGTTGAGATTAGCAAAATGTCCtcaaataaactaaaaataagtgcattgaaaaagaaaaaccagctTGTCCAGAAAGCTatcttgcaaaaaaagaaatctgcccAGCAGAAGGCAGAATTGAAAAATAATCCATCCGAGTCCGACTCTCACATCTGCCCCTACTGTAATAGAGAGTTCACTTATATTGGAAGTTTGAACAAACACGCATCGTATAGCTGTCCCAAAAAACCCATCTCTCCCTCCTCTAAAAAGAATTCTTCAAAAAAAAGCGCGAGTTATTCTTCTTCACCTGCAAGCAGTGAAAAAGGCAACAACCAGCGTAGGCGAACAGCAGATGCAGAAATCAAAATGCAAAGCATGCAGCCTCACTTGGGCAAGACGAGAGCACGGACCTCAGGACCTGCACAAATCCAGCTTCCCTCTGCGTCCTTCAAATCAAAACAGAACGTTAAATTTGTACCTCCTATTCGATCTAAAAAGCCAAATTCATCTTCGTCTCTGAGGAACTCTAGTCCTGTAAGAGTGTCCAAAATGTCCCATGTTGATGGGAAAAAAACTAAGGTGGTGGCTAAGAACAGTTCCTCTGGAATCTCAAGCAAAGCGTCCCGGAAATTGCACGTCAGAATACAAAGGAATAATAAAGCTGTTTTGCCAAGTAAATCTGCTGTGACAAGTAAGAAAAAGGCAGACAGATTCACTGTAAAATGTAGAGAGAGGATTGGAGGACCTATTACACGAAGCCTACAGCAGGCGGCAAatgcagaggcagcagaaaacaaaagagatgaAAGCAGTACAAAGCAAGAACTAAAAGATTTCAG